The genome window gacatttttataaaaaacgccgcaaaaattaaataaattaagtaataatttctataaaaacgccgcaaaaattattttacttttaaaaaaatggcgCTATTTTAACCCAAATTCCCCCGCTCCCCCTGAAATCCCTAATCTTCCCATGGTCCCATAGCAGCAGCAGCAGAAGTAGAAGCAAAGGGTTTAGGAAATGGCAGCGAAAAGGAAGACTCCCGTCAAGACCAGAAACCCAGATCTGATCCGTGGTGTGGGGAAGTATTCCAGGTCTAATAAGCCGCTTCTTAACAAGCGCAAACCTAAACCCACCAAACTAAGGTTCTTCTTTTCCAAAccattattcatttatttatagatttctGAAGAAATGTTccttatttttgggtttttacttgttttttttatttaatattaggATTCAAAGGAAATcctttcaatcttttctttccttttactCTTTCTTCAATCACACGCTCGACCTCCGGTGGAATCTTCGCTGgtattttttttactcttttattattattaactttttaattttcagaaccaaaaagaagaagtaattttttttcctgGTTTTTAGCCTTCCGGGCCATCGTCACTGGCGCCGGCTCCTGGGCCTAGTAACCATGGGTGTTGGCTTTCGTCAACGAGTTGTCATAACGAAAGCTTAAGGGCGTGTCTTGATCCTGCGTCAATTGGTATGCTTAACGTAGCATACTTATCCAAAGACTCTACTGCTTTAATTTTCTTCTGGGTCTTTGGTTTTTATGTTATTGTTCAAAGGGTGTTTGAGATGGAAGCAATTCAACATTTGGTACCCGAacttgatatatatttttaatttggtgcttaaatttttgtctaatttggtacattgacactttttcttaagttggcacttaaactttttttaggtccaatttggtacctgaacttgattctttttcctaatttggtacctaattttttttgtttgatttggtaCTTGTcaaacattttacaaattactccaatatactgacaatgttatttttttatgaggttacaaaaataatcaatgtatGATCAACATGTGACAAAtgatatgattatattttatatgtttaattactTCTGTAAACTGAGAGTAAAGAAGATTTTTTGCAGCAGGAGCGAATTATACAAATCTTAACAAAATGAAATGGTAGCAACTAAGTAGCTTGTGAGGCGGACTGTTCTTCCTTCTAAAACATTGAAAtctagggtctgtttgattgccagtaaaatgttctccgtaaaataatttctagaaaatgttttacttttctgtaaaatgatttactggaaaatattttctggtgtttgattgaatctgtgtaaaatattttctgctgtttggcagatttcttgaaaatattttccggaaaagttgtttttacatatattaatatatattaataaatttttatattttaaattgtttttacatatatttctAGTTCTACGCATTTTCAGACATCTCTTGTACAAGTAAACTTCATAAATAGAGAAAGAATCAAAGCACCTTCAGACGAATAACAAGTACACAATTTAACACCGAAACAAATTGAAGCAAATCAGTAATTTACAGAAACAAATACCATTATGCACCATTATATCTGCAGTAGTTaatcaatattcataaatatccaatatgcattaacatttcatcagttttttctttctttctaaaaGGGTTGCTATTCCAGTTGGCAAGAAATAGAGCAGTAACCATGTCAATGGAATTGATATTTCTCTCTTGCTTTCGGACTAACTGTAAGGAGCAACCAATAAGAAATCCCTACAGACATGATTCCTCACCTAGGCTCCATATTTGCCACTTAAATGTTTGTTTGGGCAATTTTCAAGCAGTATTTCCCATACCAATTTCAAGCAGTATTTCCCATCTCATGTCTTCAAGTTCTCTTTTAGAAACAGATGAACTGAtctaaaaatcaagaaaaaatagAACCAGACCCGATCTACCATCTAGCAAGAAAAAAAGCAAGAACTAGACCCGATCTAGAAATCAAATCAGTgaaatttaacagaaaaaatacCTGTTGATGACAGAGATGACGGTTTCTTCAAAATAGAAGTAAGGCCGACGGTCGATGGAGATGACGGACGGAGATGGTGAGGGGAGGTGATGACGGAGATGAagatgtggaagaaaatttgcttagaagagaaaaggagaaaggaaaatgtcttacggtaGAGAAATGGGTAAgacaatttccaaaaaaaagcTTTGGATTTTACCCGTgtttgtaaaatgttttcctaTTAGAATTCATTTTACACAAAACAAACACTGGAAatttcggaaaatattttccggaaaacattttacaacAATCAAACAGACCCCTAATCTTTGGCTTTTGCTTGCAAGCCTTTTGCAGTTCCTAGGAGGATGGAAGGAATTCCTGGTGACTGCAATTAATGGAACAGTCACCTGACAGGTAAATTctgatttcaaattaaatagtaaaatgatataaattccACTGGcattaaaaaaatgatgagGTTGGCGACATTGCCTTTGGTGAAATTCTATAATAAGCTACTTGCTCTTGTTTTCTGAATTCCCAATCTATTGGTAATAGGACTTTGAATAGGAAGTGATTTGATAGTTTAACTACACTTGAAATGATGAGTTTTGCCATATTACTTTTGGTGAAATTCTATAACAAGTTGCTagctttttgttttatttccaaatATAGAGAAAGCCGTTTTGGATGTGAAGctatttgcttatttttaaaaatgtggAAGTGGGATGAATTGAGAAACGTGGAATTAAGAAATTCAAGGACTTTCTATTTGAATCAGCCAAATGATCTTCCATCTGAGTGACTATTTGTTTCTAATTCTACGATGCTAGTCATTTAATATAACTGGTAAAGTATGAGATTAAATACTATCATGCTGTGTAGCCCAATTCACATGTATTCTGATTTGTTGAATATATTCAACTTGAAGTTACATATTTGGTTTCTTTGTTGTCTTCTCTTGTTTTCTGCTTTGtgttatatatacacatatatacttgaacagattcaatttaatatttttcccatTAAAAGAGCTGAGAATCCAGCTTCCTCAATTTTCAAAAGCTACTTCCCAAAACTCAAACTTGAGAACTTAAAGATTGCATAGTTAGACCGGGTCATTGCTTTTAACTCTAACATTAGAAACATAGAGCAACTcccttttctttacttttttgctacaaataattttataactccAATGTTGATGCATTGATGGTATTTATGTCTATAGATTTATGTCTTCTTTCCTGCAGAAGTAAAGGTTGAAGGATGAACACCAGAAGACGAAAATGGAGCTAGAGGAATACAAGTCTAAAATTGTGATTATGGGAAATGAGATCCAACAACTTAAGAGAAAGCTTGAGGCACAGGTTATGCACTCCCATTCCTCTCTCCTTTTAgtttcatttcaataataatttgcTTAAACTATCATAAATTTGTTTGAATCACATGGGAAGCCTTGAAaccaaatatttatttgttcatttatatgactgttttttaatcttattttgtgaaatcataATTGCTTTTTTTATAGACAGCAAACGAGGAacaattgattaaaataaaacataatatttgaaattttggttcaaattttagGGCTTTGTAACTGTTTACGGTTCTCTCGCCCCTCTATTTGTTATTATCGATACTGATTTTAACTATaattttgtttagggttttctctattcaattacttttcttattgagtatgtgttagaagagaggaaatttgtaattttggtttaattgttgAGTCTTATGAACTGACATTTGTGCCTTAGTAAATTTCATTGTGCTATGCAGAACAATGCTTATGGGACAACAATGCCACTCAAAATGGACATGTTTGTTAAAAccctttttattgatttctgcAGTATTACTTCCATAGTTTCTCACTTGGTTTATTTTCTAGAAGCATTATGTTGCTTTTATCTTATAAATAAGATTTGATGGTAGCAAACCAATTTAACATTCAATATGCCCGAGATTGAGTGATGCTATCTTGAATGCTGCTTTTTTATGCATCTTAGGAAGTGAAAAGTTGAGTATTACTTGATTCTCCTGGCTTACTTTAGCTTTCAAAATTTACAGATGCATGCTGAAGCTGGAAATGGTCAGTATGAAATGGCTTTGGGGTACACTGCTTGTACATATGCTGCTGACAACTTGATTTTCATGCGCGAAGTTGTTAGGGCTATTGCAAATAAACATGGCCTGTTGGCAACGTTTGTCCCCAAGTAAGTTGTAACTTTTCTTATTTTGACCAATGCTTTCTACCTCGTCTTCTGGTCATGGCCTATAGTTTCTGATATTTTTCGCTT of Gossypium raimondii isolate GPD5lz chromosome 3, ASM2569854v1, whole genome shotgun sequence contains these proteins:
- the LOC128031896 gene encoding uncharacterized protein LOC128031896, whose amino-acid sequence is MAAKRKTPVKTRNPDLIRGVGKYSRSNKPLLNKRKPKPTKLRIQRKSFQSFLSFYSFFNHTLDLRWNLRCLPGHRHWRRLLGLVTMGVGFRQRVVITKA
- the LOC105797229 gene encoding uncharacterized protein LOC105797229, with the translated sequence MELEEYKSKIVIMGNEIQQLKRKLEAQMHAEAGNGQYEMALGYTACTYAADNLIFMREVVRAIANKHGLLATFVPKYTLDDIGSGSHVHLSLWQNGQNVFQASDASS